Sequence from the [Clostridium] scindens genome:
GTATTTGACGAGCAGCAGACAGAAGAACAGCTGCTGGACGCGTATAAGAAGAACGGCGTAGATGGAGCAATCATACAGCCATATCTGCCCAGAATCTATATGGAAGACCATGTACGGATCCATGACAGAATCTATGAGATGACAAAATGCAAAGAGAAAAGGTTCTGGGGGATGGCGTCTATCAACCCCCACTTCAGGCCAGAAGAGTATGATAAAGAGGCTGTCCGATGCATTCGGGAACTAAAATTCGTAGGCATCAAGATTACGCCGATCGGTCATGCCTGCCATCCTTCCTCGAAAGACGCCATGCACGTCTGGGAGGTGTGCAGGGAACTGAAAGTTCCGCTTATGATCCATACAGGCGCAGGAATTCCATTTTCTGATCCTATGAGCGTGGAAAAGGCGTTGAGAAGTTTTCCTGATGTTCCATGCATCCTTGCCCATGCAGGTTCGGAGATGCACCATCAGCAGGCAGCGTATCTTGCCGCGAAGTATGAGAATGTGTATCTGGAGCCAAGCTGGGTGGGAGTGATTGGCGTTATGAATATGATCAGGCAGGTAGGCTGTGACAAGATTATGTTCTCGTCTGATAATATATACCAGATTCCAGTGGAACTGGCAAAATACCGCTCTGTCATAAAAGAGGAAGAAGAACTTGAAAAGGTACTGTATAAAAACGCTGCCAGGGTCTATGGGCTAGACGTGGACTAAAGGCAGGAACCAAAAATCCGGCTATCATCCGCTCGGGGGCGTGATAGCCGGATTCTTTTAATCTTGGAGCAAGTCATACCAGATATCAATCGTTTGTTTGATGCATTCCTCGATATCATCATAGGCTTTTGATTCGATGATGTGATAGATCTGAGAGTGTGCCTTGTATACATACTCCCCATTCTGGTGCTTATGGGTATGAGAGATGGATGCACGGAAAGAATCCATGACAAAATAGTATATTCTGGACGCCAGTGCGTTGCAGCTGGCTTCGCCGAGAATATGGTGGAAGTCCATATCATTTTTCAAAATCTTTTCAGGGGCAGCGCCCTCCTGGATCAGTGCGTCCAGTTCCTTGAGATTTTCCCGCAGGGAATTACGCTGTTCCTGGTTTTCGTCATAGTGGTCGATCGCAAGGCGTACGATATCGGTTTCAAATATACGCCGGAATTCATAGAGGCTTGTGAGATCGGGGTTGGTGATGAAGTATGTAAACAGCAGGGAATCCAGCAGCTCGCTGCTGGGCGAATCGCTGACATAGGTTCCGTTTCCGACGCGTATATCAATCAGCCCAAAAGCCGAGAGGATCTTCATTGCCTCGCGCACAGAGCCGCGGCTTACGCCAAGCCCTTCGGATATCTCCAATTCATTAGGAAGTTTGTCACCCGGGAGCAGCTTCTTATCTGCCAAAAGCTGCTTGATGCTGTTTACGACAATATCTACAGCAGACTCTCTCTTCGTGGCTTTAAATAGATTATCCATATATGTAACTTCCTTTCCGTAATTTTAGGCTAGAGATAGAAAAATAAGGATGTATTGTAAAAAAATAACAGTTTCTGTATTTCATTATAACGGTGCATTAATATAACGTCAAACGATTAATTGCTAATTTGTCTAAAAATGTTGACAAAACAACACTCATATGATATATATTAAACATCAGATGTTTGATGTTGATTCAATCAATGTTAAACAAATGGAGTATATAATTACATTTGATAATCTTGAATACGAGGAGGAATTCTTTATGAATAGGGAAGAACTGAAGGCGACTGCAGACCGTCT
This genomic interval carries:
- a CDS encoding amidohydrolase family protein — encoded protein: MIIDVHGHLGEDVVFDEQQTEEQLLDAYKKNGVDGAIIQPYLPRIYMEDHVRIHDRIYEMTKCKEKRFWGMASINPHFRPEEYDKEAVRCIRELKFVGIKITPIGHACHPSSKDAMHVWEVCRELKVPLMIHTGAGIPFSDPMSVEKALRSFPDVPCILAHAGSEMHHQQAAYLAAKYENVYLEPSWVGVIGVMNMIRQVGCDKIMFSSDNIYQIPVELAKYRSVIKEEEELEKVLYKNAARVYGLDVD
- a CDS encoding FadR/GntR family transcriptional regulator encodes the protein MDNLFKATKRESAVDIVVNSIKQLLADKKLLPGDKLPNELEISEGLGVSRGSVREAMKILSAFGLIDIRVGNGTYVSDSPSSELLDSLLFTYFITNPDLTSLYEFRRIFETDIVRLAIDHYDENQEQRNSLRENLKELDALIQEGAAPEKILKNDMDFHHILGEASCNALASRIYYFVMDSFRASISHTHKHQNGEYVYKAHSQIYHIIESKAYDDIEECIKQTIDIWYDLLQD